A segment of the Capnocytophaga sp. ARDL2 genome:
AGTGTAAGAGCAACCAATTTTGTGGATATAGTGCAAAATCAAGCATATTTGCAATACAGTTATAAAAATTACATCAACGAACATCAAATTTACGGAAATATCGGTTTGAGAATGCATCATTGGCAAGTGGCTCACAACAACAATAAAGAAACGGGATTGGTGGTGAGTCAGAGAGTGCAAATGGGTTGGAAACCAGCGTGGAATCCTCAAATGTTGTTTCGTTTGTCGGGAGGATTGTATCATCAACCGCCTGATTATCGTGAGTTGAGAGCTTTTGATGGTTCGATAAATTTGGCAGTAAAAGCCCAACAATCATTTCATACGGTTTTGGGATATGATTATAGTTTTCATTGGAAAAACATTCCGCTGAAATTGACAGCCGAGGCATATCACAAACAAATGAATCATGTGAATACCTATACTTTGGAAAATGTGCGTATTCGTTACAAAGCCGACAATTTGGCAACGGCTTATGCGTATGGTTTGGATTTGCGATTGAACGGCGAAATTGTACCAGGTACAGAGTCTTGGCTGACTTTCGGATATATGAAAACAGAGGAAAATTACAACCAACAAGGATATATTTCTCGCCCTACCGATCAGCGATTGAAATTTGCCCTATTGTTTCAAGACTATATGCCCGCTATTCCCAATCTGAAATTGTATTTAAATATTGTGTATAATACAGGAGTACCTGGTGGAGCACCTTCGTATTCTGATGTGTATCAATATCAATTTAGACTCCCAGATTACAAGCGTGCCGATGCAGGATTTATGTATGTATTGAAAGATGCCTCGTTGGGACAGGAGAAAAATTGGTTGAAAAATTGGCAAGAAGTTTCGGTAGGATTTGAAATTTACAATTTATTTCAAAATACCAACACCATCACCAATACTTGGGTGCGTGATGTAATGGAAAAACGCATGTATGCGATGCCTAATTATATGACCAGCAGAATGTTTAATTTGAAAATTCAGGCAAAATGGTAGCTAAAAAACCGTTGCACATTGCGATTGTCGATAATTACGATTCGTTTGTTTTCAATATCGTACATTATTTGGAAGCAGTAGCCGATGCGGTGAAAATTACCGTAATAAAAAACGATGAAATCGACGAATCCATACTTCAAAAAGCCGATGCATTGGTATTGTCTCCCGAACCTGGAATTCCTTCAGAAGCAGGAGACTTGCTCAATATTATTGATAAATACCACAAGAGAAAACCGATTTTGGGAATCTGTCTGGGATTACAAGCCCTTGTGGAATATTTCGGAGGAAAATTAATCAATCTTTCGATGCCTTTACACGGAATTACCACCCAATTGCACAAAACAGCCGAAAGCAAATTGTGGCAAACGATTGAATTTCCGTCTCCGATTGGACATTATCATTCATGGGCAGCATCAAAGGAAAATTTTCCAAAAAGTTTAGAAATCACAGCAGAAAATTCCGAGGGACAAATTATGGCAATACAACACAAAATCTTACCGATTGTTGCTTTGCAATTCCACCCAGAATCAATCCTTACCACACAAGGAAAAACGATGTTGAGGAATTGGATCAAAACAATCGAAACAACGGACGGTAAGTAAAAAACAAAACACCCCACGGAATTGAAACTAAAACGATGAGCAAAACAGTCAAATACCACGAAAATCCTTTTTTGTGTTTGTCGAAATCCGTGGTTTGCTTTTTCACTTTCATAGCTCCTATGGTCAATAAAACCACAGCTATTGTCATTGCGGTAATATGTTCCATACCAAAAAAGCGAACCTCTCGCATTTTGACAGCAGTGGAAAAATTTTCCAGAAAATAATTGACAATGACACTATTGAAATACAAATAATACCCCAACAACAATTGCACATGAGCTGTTCCCACCAAAAATATTCGCAAAACATTGTCTGTTTTTGTGTAAGAATAGTTTCTTTTTTTGGCAATATACGAGCGAAATACCGCTATAAAAAGCAACAACAATATCACCCAACGAATGTAGGAATGTGTGATTAAAAATGTAGAGAATGTGTTCATTGATTTTCTTTTTATAGAAAAAAGCAAGAAAAAGAAGCTAATACTTAATAATCAACCATTTAAATCATTTCTTTTTCTTTTTTTTACCACTTATTTATGCTAAAAATATCATCTGTAAGTTGTTCCTCCGTTGTGAGAAAATTGATTTTCAGCAACCATTTCATAAATTATTTTTTGTAAATCTGTTTTCTTTACATCTACCTATCGTTTGTGAATTTCAGAAATTAAACTATTTGGATAGTTTTTTAAATCTTCTAAAATCAAAGCCTTTAACCTATAAGGCTCAATTAATTTCAATGTAGGTTTTATATTAATTTTAGAATTGGTAATCAACTTTGGATTTATCATAAACTCTGTTCCTTTTTTCTGACCTCGAGTAATTAATATATTTTCATTAATCAACCTACTTACATACGGTCGTATTCTATCTTCATCTGAAAGTTGTAGCATTTTTGATAATTGTGTAGATAATATTTTCCTTTCTCGTGCAATGATTCCCAATGCAATCAATTCCTTTTGTTTTAAAAGGTAATTTTTTGAAATAAAATCCAATAGTAATACAACTTCAGAATCTAAAACCTTTGAATACAAAATCACTTTTGTACCACTGTATTCATTTTCAACAACAGGAAAAAATTTTGAATCCCTACTTGCAATTTCATAAATTAAATCCCCCCCTTACCTTCGCCTTCCATCAGTTTTAAATCATGAAAAACTCGAATTACATCAAGATTTCTGCGAATCGTTTTATGCAATATATTGCTACTTGTTACGCCTAGTGGCAACCCTCCGGGACTAACAATTTCTACCCTATCTGTATATACATTAATGAAAACATCTCCTGGTATTGTGTAACTTTTATGTGCAAAAGCATTAATAAGCAACTCTCTAACAACCAAAGGGTCATAATGAAAAATTTTATTTCTAAACAAGCCTTGTGGAAATTCATCAAAATACTTCAATTCAATTGCATGATGTTCTATATCTTCTATTAATTGTTTAGGATTCAAGCTACCATCATTCCAAATTTCTTTACGAATTTTCTTTTCAAATTCATCATAGACAATATACCGAACCGTTATTGGAAAGGACAATCTATTTCTTTGAGCTGCTGTACCCAACCATAACACTCCTACATTAGTTAGAAAACCATTAGAAATAAAATTATAATGTTCAATAATTTCAAAATCTGTTTTTTTCTTTTATAGCATCTTTTACTCGGTCTGATTTTCTAATTTCATTAGCAAACCACACTATATTTTCTATGGAAATGTCTTCAATTTTTATCGTTTTTTCTTTTAATTCCCATTTAAAAGCATCTTTTTCTGAGGCAAGAGTCAATACATCTTCACTTCTTACAGGATGACATTGATCTCCTATCCTTATAAATATTTTTACTTCAGAAGTTGTTGCAATACTACTAAAAGATGGTTGAATGATTAATGAAAAGTATTGTCCTCCGTTGGAATGGATA
Coding sequences within it:
- a CDS encoding aminodeoxychorismate/anthranilate synthase component II, whose translation is MVAKKPLHIAIVDNYDSFVFNIVHYLEAVADAVKITVIKNDEIDESILQKADALVLSPEPGIPSEAGDLLNIIDKYHKRKPILGICLGLQALVEYFGGKLINLSMPLHGITTQLHKTAESKLWQTIEFPSPIGHYHSWAASKENFPKSLEITAENSEGQIMAIQHKILPIVALQFHPESILTTQGKTMLRNWIKTIETTDGK
- a CDS encoding ATP-binding protein, which translates into the protein MGTAAQRNRLSFPITVRYIVYDEFEKKIRKEIWNDGSLNPKQLIEDIEHHAIELKYFDEFPQGLFRNKIFHYDPLVVRELLINAFAHKSYTIPGDVFINVYTDRVEIVSPGGLPLGVTSSNILHKTIRRNLDVIRVFHDLKLMEGEGKGGI